The following nucleotide sequence is from Solanum dulcamara chromosome 7, daSolDulc1.2, whole genome shotgun sequence.
GGGCTTTTTCCTCGAGTGAGTTATTATTACCAGCTAGCAGAAAAAATGGAATTAACAAAGGAATCGGAGAGGTTGCTCGACAAAATCCGACCACCGCGTCTCGAAGATGCAGGCCTCGAAGATTGTGCTCTGCCACCGGAATCAATCAAGGAAGCATTTCGCAAAGCCGCCACTGCCGTACGATCTATGATTTCCATATCGGACGACGAAGACGATTCCCAAGGCCAGTGTGTGAAGACTCCATCGCTAATCGAGGATTCTACTAAGGATGCTCTTGTAGGAATCACGGAGGGTATTGACGACATTTCCGATAAATGTATTACGGAGAAGGGCGACTGCGGTGAATTGCCGGAAGGAACGAGCGATGTGATGGTTGTAGAAGGTGCTAATAAGGATCCGGAAGACGGCGGAGACTTGATGGGTGGATCATCTCTTCCGGAAGGTGGTCAATCTTGTGTGGATGGGCTGCAGGGTTTGGAGATTGGAGACGGAGGGGggaaaattaagaaaaaggaaGACGAAGAAAGTGAGAAGCCAACTCTAGTTGAAGGTTTTGTATGAGATAAttctaattcttgttgcatatGTTGTAAATTTCTTTGAATAATTGTAGTACTAGTATTAGACATGTACTAAAAGATTGTCTGTGAAGTTTAACTGATGGATTTATGTATATTGTATAATCATCTGCCTAAATTTATCTATCTTTGAAGCTATCTTTCAATGGCTTAAAAACAGTAAGAAACCAATTACAGCCATGGGCGGCTCTAAGGCTTGGCTAATGACCATTGCCTTACGCCCCAAAAATTTGGAGGCCCAAATTTACTTTAAATTTTAtcattaagtttattatatatagataatgtatataaataaaattgttacaatataatttttatttatttatttgaggtTATTTTGTATCAATAAGATCATATGATAATTTTCTCTCTCATTAGttagtatatttttttcatccttcaatttatttatttttctataggaATGAAGTTATATACATTGATaatataatgattttttttgtcaatCTTATAATGAATTTCTTTGTTAAATCTTCTTTGATACTGCATGaacacaaaaatattcatgcatcggtctttttttcatttaattcaatatattatattaattatcatTTAAACTGATCAAAAGTTTGATCGAAGGTGTATATTTTTGACACTATCCATTCTCAAAACTTCAACTATTAAGTTGTGTatgcttttttctttttcttgtttatgataatagtcaaatcaaaatttcaatttgagttTCAGACTTCAACATCAATAATCCACCACCTTATTCTTTGTGCTCTTCTttcaagtcttttttttttctttttcgaaATTCCTTATTCTTTGTCTTAAATGATTGATCTATTGTTTAGACAATAATATTTCTTTGTTAATttacaaattttattaaaacttAAAGGTCTCTTAATATGATTTTGCCTTAGGTCACAAGATCCGTTGAGCTGCCGCTGATTACAGCAATGATCAATGGTTTTTTCAGCTCTCACTACGAGTACTTTTCTTAATTTATGTGTTGAATTCATATTTGGCCACCAAGTAGAAAAATAAAGCACACATTTCTGCAGTTATGCTGGTATCCTCTCCAAAGATTTCGTTTTGCATCAGCAGCTTTTCAC
It contains:
- the LOC129895142 gene encoding uncharacterized protein LOC129895142, which translates into the protein MELTKESERLLDKIRPPRLEDAGLEDCALPPESIKEAFRKAATAVRSMISISDDEDDSQGQCVKTPSLIEDSTKDALVGITEGIDDISDKCITEKGDCGELPEGTSDVMVVEGANKDPEDGGDLMGGSSLPEGGQSCVDGLQGLEIGDGGGKIKKKEDEESEKPTLVEGFV